From the genome of Delphinus delphis chromosome 8, mDelDel1.2, whole genome shotgun sequence, one region includes:
- the LOC132430222 gene encoding LOW QUALITY PROTEIN: tripartite motif-containing protein 43-like (The sequence of the model RefSeq protein was modified relative to this genomic sequence to represent the inferred CDS: substituted 2 bases at 2 genomic stop codons), whose amino-acid sequence MDSDIPEAFQKELTCLVCLDYLLDPLTIGCGHSFCRSYLCLFWEQAEDPASCPVCRQXSEQTNLKTNFLLKNLVSIARKANLGQFLNSEEHVCGTHKETKKIFCEANKSLLCLVCSQSQEHRANRHHSTEEAAEECWEKLANEMRSLWEKIQEIERSFKKNGRGTDPRMEEENYYLGSIIKESQKICKQIRKRQEEMSGKKTDLKVIYKELMKMSYKPDVELLQELGDKLKWSESAQLHMPQPLLPELRAXPITGLMDWLNRFRVTISFHNEVSRQHIRLFDDARSLKYERDSLYVSLDGRTSQYFAAWGSRGFTSDKQYWQVDVDGSWDWAVGICKDSWTRKDDGILKESNRDNFLLVCVKEGHHYRLWTTIPNTPLYTEKPQGRVGVFLDFDSGSMGFVDVAGRSLLWRYEDGLFTFPVRPFICTGHT is encoded by the exons ATGGACTCAGACATCCCAGAAGCCTTCCAGAAAGAGCTCACCTGCCTCGTGTGCCTGGATTACCTTCTAGACCCACTCACCATAGGCTGTGGACACAGCTTCTGTAGGTCCTATCTCTGTCTTTTCTGGGAGCAAGCTGAAGACCCTGCCAGTTGCCCAGTGTGCAGACAATGATCAGAGCAGACAAACCTCAAAACCAATTTTCTTCTGAAGAATCTGGTGTCCATTGCCAGAAAAGCAAATCTCGGGCAATTCCTGAACTCTGAGGAACATGTGTGTGGGACCCATAAGGAGACAAAGAAGATCTTCTGTGAAGCCAACAAGAGCTTGCTCTGTTTGGTCTGCTCTCAAAGTCAGGAGCACAGGGCTAACAGACACCATTCCACTGAAGAGGCTGCTGAGGAATGCTGG GAGAAGCTGGCAAATGAAATGAGATCTTTATGGGAAAAGATCCAAGAAATTGAAAGAAGTTTCAAGAAAAATGGCAGAGGAACTGACCCTCGGATG GAGGAAGAAAATTACTACTTAGGGAGTATTATAAAAGAAAGCCAAAAGATTTGTAAgcaaatcagaaaaagacaagaGGAAATGAGTGGAAAGAAGACAGACCTCAAAgtaatatacaaagagctcatgaaAATGTCCTATAAACCAGATGTGGAGCTGCTCCAG gAATTGGGAGACAAACTGAAATG GAGCGAGTCAGCACAGCTGCACATGCCTCAGCCTCTGCTGCCAGAACTCCGTGCATGACCCATCACTGGGCTGATGGACTGGCTCAACCGCTTCCGAG TAACAATTTCATTCCATAATGAAGTAAGCAGACAGCACATCAGGCTGTTTGATGATGCAAGAAGTCTGAAGTATGAGCGTGACAGCCTCTATGTGTCTTTGGATGGCAGAACATCGCAGTATTTTGCTGCATGGGGATCCCGGGGCTTCACCTCTGACAAACAGTACTGGCAGGTGGATGTGGACGGCTCTTGGGACTGGGCTGTAGGCATCTGTAAGGATTCCTGGACAAGGAAGGATGACGGCATACTGAAGGAATCCAACAGGGACAACTTTCTCCTTGTGTGTGTGAAGGAGGGTCATCATTACCGTCTCTGGACCACCATCCCGAACACTCCTCTGTACACAGAGAAACCTCAGGGCAGGGTTGGCGTGTTCCTTGATTTTGACAGTGGGAGTATGGGTTTTGTGGACGTTGCCGGGCGCTCCCTCCTTTGGAGGTACGAGGATGGCCTGTTCACTTTCCCTGTCAGGCCTTTCATTTGCACTGGCCACACGTGA